One segment of Panulirus ornatus isolate Po-2019 chromosome 35, ASM3632096v1, whole genome shotgun sequence DNA contains the following:
- the LOC139760068 gene encoding protein extra-macrochaetae-like, translating into MKMRAQRCVSPVQAVMGVMEGKVHKAPTKTEGAEVLMYLERLQHLVPLCPKDRPVTKLELIQSVIDYIYDLEDVLGTSDEDSSSEEDMDCVESS; encoded by the coding sequence ATGAAGATGAGGGCTCAACGCTGTGTGTCGCCTGTGCAGGCCGTCATGGGTGTAATGGAAGGCAAGGTTCACAAGGCCCCAACTAAGACTGAGGGAGCTGAGGTACTGATGTACCTAGAACGCCTGCAGCATCTGGTTCCCCTCTGTCCCAAGGATCGTCCAGTAACTAAGCTTGAACTGATTCAGTCTGTCATCGACTACATCTACGATCTCGAGGACGTCCTGGGCACCAGCGACGAAGACTCGTCCTCCGAAGAGGACATGGACTGCGTTGAAAGTTCGTGA